Proteins found in one Helicobacter sp. NHP19-003 genomic segment:
- a CDS encoding Dps family protein, with the protein MKTKTLDLLRQLQADSLVLFMKLHNFHWNLKGHDFYPMHKFTQALYEEFADMFDDLAERVVQLGHVPVVTLAEALKVAHIKEESKHSFHSKEVVEAILHDHEHLEKHFVQLSEFADEAGDKVTVAYADEQLAKLQKSVWMLKASLA; encoded by the coding sequence ATGAAAACAAAAACGCTTGACCTGCTAAGACAACTCCAAGCCGACAGCCTTGTTTTGTTCATGAAGTTACACAATTTCCATTGGAATTTAAAAGGGCATGATTTCTACCCCATGCATAAGTTCACGCAGGCCCTTTATGAGGAGTTTGCCGACATGTTTGATGACCTAGCCGAGAGAGTGGTGCAGCTAGGGCATGTCCCTGTGGTTACGCTTGCTGAGGCGTTAAAAGTCGCCCACATTAAAGAGGAGAGCAAGCACAGCTTCCACAGCAAAGAGGTCGTGGAGGCGATTTTGCACGACCACGAGCATTTGGAAAAGCACTTCGTGCAACTCTCCGAGTTTGCCGATGAGGCGGGCGATAAGGTCACCGTCGCCTACGCCGATGAACAGCTCGCCAAATTGCAAAAATCTGTGTGGATGCTCAAGGCTAGCCTAGCCTAA
- a CDS encoding class I SAM-dependent methyltransferase yields the protein MLSKFFLKSMFKKWQNGDYRVVFWDKDVYQNGTKTPQFTLKINRPLKMSDIKKDMSLTIAEAYMDGLIDIEGSMDAVMRVLYLQTNYEHLHKHDNATPVQPADREKSNIKSHYDLGNDFYALWLDETLSYSCAYFKKESDTLYQAQLQKLDHTLKKLDLKQGEKLLDIGCGWGYLSIRAAQEYDVEVLGITISEEQFKQASQKVKDLGLSDRVSIKLLNYQDLDGMHYRFDKVVSVGMFEHVGKANLPFYFKKVKEVLKVGGMFLLHSILCCFEGTTNAWIDKYIFPGGYLPSLREVISIASESDFHLVLGESLRLHYAKTLDLWHKNFCDKQEQISQMYDTRFIRMWSLYLNSCASAFRVGSVDLYQLLLTNSVDNTIPLTNAYIYQ from the coding sequence ATGCTCTCTAAATTTTTTCTAAAATCCATGTTTAAAAAGTGGCAAAATGGAGATTACCGCGTGGTGTTTTGGGATAAAGATGTCTACCAAAACGGCACAAAAACCCCACAATTCACTTTAAAAATCAACCGCCCCTTAAAAATGAGCGACATTAAAAAAGACATGTCTTTGACCATTGCCGAAGCCTACATGGACGGCTTGATCGACATTGAAGGCTCGATGGATGCCGTGATGCGGGTGTTGTATTTGCAAACTAATTATGAGCACTTACACAAGCACGACAATGCCACGCCCGTCCAGCCCGCCGACAGAGAAAAGTCCAACATCAAAAGCCACTACGACCTCGGCAATGACTTTTACGCTTTGTGGCTGGATGAAACTTTAAGCTACTCCTGTGCCTACTTCAAGAAAGAGAGCGACACTCTGTACCAAGCGCAACTGCAAAAGTTAGATCACACCTTAAAAAAGCTCGACTTAAAGCAGGGCGAAAAACTCTTAGACATCGGTTGTGGGTGGGGCTATCTCTCCATTCGGGCGGCGCAAGAGTACGATGTAGAAGTGCTGGGCATCACCATCTCTGAAGAGCAGTTTAAACAGGCGAGCCAAAAGGTGAAGGATTTGGGGCTAAGCGATCGGGTTAGCATCAAGCTTTTGAATTATCAAGACTTAGATGGCATGCATTACCGCTTTGATAAAGTCGTGAGCGTGGGGATGTTTGAGCATGTCGGCAAGGCGAATCTGCCCTTTTACTTTAAAAAGGTCAAAGAAGTCTTGAAGGTGGGGGGCATGTTCTTGTTGCACTCCATTTTGTGTTGCTTTGAAGGTACCACCAACGCGTGGATCGATAAATACATTTTTCCCGGCGGGTATTTGCCCTCTTTGCGTGAAGTGATCTCCATAGCCAGCGAAAGCGATTTTCACTTGGTGCTAGGCGAGAGTTTGCGCCTACACTATGCCAAAACCCTAGACCTTTGGCATAAAAACTTTTGCGACAAACAAGAGCAAATTTCTCAAATGTATGATACCCGCTTTATCCGTATGTGGTCGCTCTATTTGAATAGTTGCGCCTCCGCCTTTAGAGTGGGGAGTGTGGACCTCTACCAACTGCTCTTAACCAACAGCGTAGACAACACGATTCCGCTGACAAACGCTTACATTTATCAATAA
- a CDS encoding phosphomannomutase/phosphoglucomutase has product MQLDPSIFREYDIRGIFNENLNEPCVRQIGLELGKIMAQTCNKVALGYDARTHSPTLFAWLKSGLENFVEVYDMGLIPTPVAYFATFNTIENTKIPHSIMITGSHNPPEYNGFKITLDQKPFYGRAIQELKEHMLKAPTPFSPKPTPAHPLQAKEAYHSYLINAFRHLKDFPYQIALDFGNGVGAIGLEPVLMALNVKFDSLYPKPDGTFPNHHPDPSESKNLKDLQAHMQAHQIPIGIAFDGDADRVALLTPGHIYAGDELAILFAKSLAKKGIKPLVIGEVKCSQVMYNAINEIGRALMYKTGHSNLKVKLKETNAHFAAEMSGHLFFNDRYFGYDDALYACLRLLELFLEQSPHALEESLKALPYSYKTPEEKISVKEEEKFTIIDKLKEGLKGQLPPHFPPIVDLIDIDGVRVVFKDGFALIRASNTTPTLVTRFEGKDEKSAQAYKQAVLGLLEF; this is encoded by the coding sequence ATGCAATTAGACCCGAGCATTTTTAGAGAGTATGACATTCGGGGGATTTTTAATGAGAATTTAAACGAGCCTTGTGTGCGCCAAATCGGGCTAGAATTAGGCAAGATCATGGCACAAACCTGCAATAAGGTAGCACTTGGTTACGATGCCCGCACACACTCCCCGACTTTATTTGCGTGGCTTAAAAGCGGGCTTGAAAACTTTGTAGAGGTCTATGATATGGGGCTGATCCCCACCCCTGTAGCCTACTTTGCCACCTTTAACACCATTGAGAACACCAAAATCCCCCATTCCATCATGATCACCGGTTCGCACAACCCGCCCGAATACAATGGCTTTAAAATCACTCTAGACCAAAAACCCTTTTATGGGCGAGCCATTCAAGAACTAAAAGAGCACATGCTAAAAGCCCCCACGCCTTTTAGCCCAAAGCCCACCCCAGCCCATCCCCTCCAAGCCAAAGAAGCCTACCACTCTTACTTGATCAATGCCTTTAGGCATTTAAAAGATTTCCCCTATCAAATTGCACTAGATTTTGGCAATGGAGTGGGGGCGATCGGCTTAGAACCTGTGCTAATGGCGTTAAATGTCAAGTTTGACAGCCTTTATCCTAAGCCCGATGGGACTTTCCCTAACCACCACCCCGACCCTAGCGAGTCCAAGAATTTAAAAGACTTGCAAGCCCACATGCAAGCCCACCAAATCCCCATAGGCATCGCCTTTGATGGGGACGCAGATAGAGTTGCTCTGCTGACACCCGGGCACATTTACGCCGGCGACGAATTGGCGATTTTATTTGCCAAGAGCCTAGCCAAAAAAGGCATTAAGCCTCTAGTCATCGGCGAAGTCAAATGCTCGCAAGTCATGTACAACGCCATCAATGAAATCGGGCGAGCTCTCATGTATAAAACCGGGCATAGCAATTTAAAAGTCAAGCTCAAAGAAACAAACGCCCATTTTGCTGCCGAGATGAGCGGGCATTTGTTCTTCAACGACCGCTATTTTGGCTATGACGATGCGCTTTATGCCTGTTTGCGCCTATTGGAGTTGTTTTTAGAACAAAGCCCCCACGCCCTAGAAGAGAGTTTAAAAGCTTTGCCCTACTCTTATAAAACCCCTGAAGAAAAAATTTCTGTCAAAGAAGAAGAGAAGTTTACCATCATTGACAAACTTAAAGAGGGTTTAAAGGGGCAATTACCGCCACACTTCCCCCCCATCGTAGATCTGATCGACATTGATGGGGTTAGGGTGGTTTTTAAAGATGGTTTTGCGCTTATTCGGGCAAGCAACACCACCCCCACCTTAGTAACCCGCTTTGAAGGCAAGGATGAAAAGAGCGCACAGGCCTACAAACAGGCGGTGCTCGGCCTGCTTGAGTTTTAA
- a CDS encoding outer membrane protein — MKKFLLGVPLALGVVGSLAAEENGVFIGADYQIGQGRMNTNLYNTTVDGISYPPGTGPDYRNWQGTNISWHGKYGNGAMNGFGVLVGQKFFFKIPHAKTKWLGVRYYGFLDYGFSDLGPQYSLVGYDQNVRLSMVAYGIGADIMGNFIDRKNANVGVFAGFAIGGNAWQVNDATLHAWKAALLAADPSANLSGFPHHGNFNVWLNFGFRTNIYKHNGLELGVKLPMLVNRFFPQTASTSGYYYSLKRDYSVYVRYLYTF; from the coding sequence ATGAAAAAGTTTCTATTGGGTGTGCCCTTAGCCCTTGGGGTTGTGGGGAGTTTAGCGGCTGAAGAAAACGGAGTTTTTATCGGGGCAGATTACCAAATCGGGCAAGGCAGGATGAACACGAACCTATACAACACGACCGTAGATGGGATCAGCTACCCCCCCGGCACGGGTCCCGATTATAGGAACTGGCAAGGGACAAACATTAGTTGGCATGGCAAATACGGCAATGGGGCGATGAACGGCTTTGGCGTGCTTGTCGGGCAAAAGTTTTTCTTTAAAATCCCTCACGCCAAAACCAAGTGGCTGGGCGTGCGCTACTACGGCTTCTTGGACTATGGTTTCAGCGACCTGGGGCCGCAATATAGCCTCGTGGGCTATGACCAAAATGTCCGCCTGAGCATGGTCGCCTATGGCATCGGTGCGGACATCATGGGCAACTTCATTGACCGCAAAAACGCCAATGTGGGCGTGTTTGCGGGCTTTGCCATCGGGGGCAATGCGTGGCAAGTCAATGACGCCACCTTACACGCTTGGAAAGCTGCCCTCTTGGCTGCAGATCCCAGCGCTAACCTCTCAGGCTTTCCCCACCACGGCAATTTCAATGTGTGGTTGAACTTTGGCTTTAGGACCAACATTTACAAACACAATGGCCTAGAGCTGGGCGTGAAATTGCCCATGCTGGTTAACCGCTTCTTCCCCCAAACCGCAAGCACAAGTGGGTACTATTACAGCTTGAAGCGCGACTACTCCGTGTATGTGCGCTACCTCTACACTTTCTAG
- a CDS encoding cation:proton antiporter, with the protein MHDLFILVAITPLIVLAPYASRVLKMPVAVLEIILGTLGIYCGLLKPNEGFSALAEAGFLFLMFLCGMEVDLYVFKQMERPLLQKILSYFGILYTMACTITLSCHLPALYIIALPIVSLGMIMTLVRDYGKDKAWLSLALKVGVLGELTSIILLVIVDGIYLHGLGADLAKVLGILLAFLLVMARLVRTFKVLFWWFPRLKAFIMPSNEANQDMRFALMLFFLLVGIVAWLKLELVLGAFLAGTLISTFFPHKHELFDKLNDIGFGFFVPLFFIHVGSTLDLRLILAHPRFLTHAALVVACMASLHLLSSFIVFKGELKSMKNTAMFAMSASMPLTFLVTTASVGLRVGAINEETYYAFLLAAVFEGVLFTTLIKVLQRLPKLA; encoded by the coding sequence ATGCATGATTTATTCATTTTAGTGGCGATCACGCCCCTGATTGTGCTCGCCCCCTATGCGAGCCGTGTGTTGAAAATGCCCGTGGCAGTGTTAGAGATCATTTTAGGCACTTTGGGGATTTACTGCGGGCTCTTAAAACCCAACGAGGGCTTTAGCGCATTGGCTGAGGCGGGGTTTTTGTTCTTGATGTTTTTGTGTGGCATGGAGGTGGATTTGTATGTGTTTAAGCAAATGGAGCGCCCCCTGTTGCAAAAAATCCTAAGTTACTTTGGCATTCTCTACACAATGGCTTGCACCATCACTCTAAGCTGCCACCTGCCCGCCCTCTACATCATCGCCCTGCCCATTGTGAGTTTGGGGATGATCATGACACTCGTGCGCGACTATGGCAAGGACAAGGCGTGGCTAAGTCTTGCACTCAAAGTAGGGGTGTTAGGGGAGCTCACAAGCATTATTTTATTGGTGATTGTGGATGGGATTTACTTGCACGGGCTGGGGGCGGATTTGGCGAAGGTTTTGGGGATTTTGCTCGCCTTTTTGCTCGTCATGGCGCGCTTGGTGCGCACTTTTAAGGTGCTGTTTTGGTGGTTTCCTAGACTAAAGGCCTTCATCATGCCAAGCAACGAGGCGAACCAAGACATGCGCTTTGCGCTCATGCTCTTTTTCCTCTTGGTGGGGATTGTGGCGTGGCTGAAGTTAGAATTGGTCCTAGGAGCATTTTTAGCCGGCACGCTCATTTCGACCTTTTTCCCCCACAAGCACGAGCTGTTTGACAAGCTGAATGACATCGGGTTTGGCTTTTTTGTGCCTTTATTCTTTATCCATGTCGGCTCGACTTTAGATCTGCGCTTGATCTTAGCACACCCGAGGTTTCTCACCCACGCCGCCCTAGTCGTGGCGTGCATGGCAAGTTTGCACCTTTTGAGCAGTTTTATCGTCTTTAAGGGGGAATTAAAAAGCATGAAAAACACCGCCATGTTTGCCATGAGCGCGTCCATGCCCCTAACTTTCTTGGTCACCACGGCCAGCGTAGGGCTAAGGGTGGGGGCAATCAATGAGGAAACTTATTACGCATTCTTGTTAGCGGCGGTCTTTGAGGGGGTGCTTTTCACCACCCTCATTAAAGTCTTGCAAAGACTCCCTAAACTAGCCTAG
- a CDS encoding formyltransferase family protein → MGVFAPLRKHANMPGMHSLKLGILFSAEGTNMQNLVEKLHRQVYNHQGTLTRLEFALCATNNPRAGGIKRCEKLNMPFIVGTEDDFIPAFRGCALILCAGYNKILSPKFLAHFKALNIHPSFLPKHKGANALERSFKSQSALGVSVHWVNEKLDGGKIILQENLSLKPQESLASYTQRVHALEYALYPQAVLKALKLCAHA, encoded by the coding sequence ATGGGGGTTTTTGCCCCCTTAAGAAAACATGCTAACATGCCCGGCATGCACTCTTTAAAATTAGGCATTTTATTTAGCGCTGAAGGTACAAATATGCAAAATCTCGTGGAGAAGTTGCACCGACAAGTCTATAACCATCAAGGCACGCTAACAAGGCTAGAGTTTGCCCTCTGCGCCACCAACAACCCAAGGGCTGGGGGGATCAAGCGTTGCGAGAAGCTCAACATGCCATTTATCGTGGGTACAGAAGACGATTTTATCCCCGCCTTTAGGGGCTGTGCCTTGATTTTGTGTGCGGGTTACAATAAAATCTTAAGCCCCAAGTTTCTAGCCCACTTTAAAGCCCTAAACATCCACCCCTCTTTTTTGCCAAAGCACAAGGGAGCAAATGCCCTTGAAAGGAGTTTTAAAAGCCAAAGTGCTCTTGGGGTGAGCGTGCATTGGGTGAATGAAAAGCTAGATGGCGGCAAGATCATTTTACAAGAGAATCTAAGCCTAAAACCACAGGAGAGCCTAGCAAGTTACACCCAAAGGGTGCATGCCCTAGAGTATGCGCTTTACCCACAAGCCGTTTTAAAAGCCCTAAAGTTGTGTGCCCATGCATGA
- the htpG gene encoding molecular chaperone HtpG: MPSTKHTFQTEINQLLDLMIHSLYSNKEIFLRELISNASDALDKLNYMVISDEVYKSLEFHPQINLSFNEKAKSLTIADNGIGMSEEELISHLGTIAKSGTKSFLANLSGDQKKDSALIGQFGVGFYSSFMVASKVVVQSKKALSEEAFAWVSDGKGSYEISPCVKESFGTEITLFLKDEEAQFANRWEIEHIVKKYSEHIPFPIFLSYTETKSEGEGEAKKEVVEDKCTQINSAKALWRVPKNELKDEDYKEFYKSLAHDNNPPLAWIHNRAEGVLEYNTLFYIPSVAPFDMFRVDYQSGVKLYVKRVFITDNDKELLPQYLRFVRGIIDSEDLPLNVSREILQQNKILANIKSASTKKILAEIEKLSQDSATYEKFYGQFGRVLKEGLHSDFENKDKILDLLRFTSSKSEKPLSLKEYKASMPTEQKSIYYMVGESLDLLKASPILEKYAQKGFAVLLMGDEVDAFVMPGVSEYDKTPFKDASSSETLKELGLAEISEAEKEEFKGVLEAFKEALKGEVKEVALSKDLNSAVALVGDEQNAMMANLMRQMGQSVQEQPKTLELNIGHAIIQKLKGVEDHALLADVAHLLFDSAKLLENGALKNAKAFNDRLSATILRAF, encoded by the coding sequence ATGCCATCCACAAAACACACTTTCCAAACCGAGATCAACCAACTTTTGGATTTGATGATCCACTCCCTTTATTCCAATAAAGAGATTTTTTTAAGAGAGCTCATCTCTAACGCCTCCGATGCCCTAGACAAGCTCAATTACATGGTCATCAGCGATGAGGTCTATAAATCCCTAGAGTTTCACCCCCAAATCAACTTGAGCTTTAATGAAAAAGCCAAGAGCTTGACGATCGCCGACAATGGTATTGGCATGAGCGAGGAAGAGCTCATCTCACATCTAGGCACGATCGCCAAGTCTGGCACGAAGAGCTTTTTGGCCAATCTAAGCGGCGATCAAAAGAAAGACAGCGCACTCATCGGGCAGTTTGGCGTGGGCTTTTACTCCAGCTTTATGGTCGCAAGCAAAGTCGTGGTGCAGAGCAAAAAGGCCTTGAGTGAAGAGGCTTTTGCGTGGGTGAGCGATGGCAAGGGTTCTTATGAGATCAGCCCCTGCGTGAAAGAAAGCTTTGGCACAGAGATCACCCTGTTTCTCAAAGACGAAGAGGCGCAATTTGCCAACCGCTGGGAGATCGAGCACATCGTAAAAAAATACTCCGAGCACATCCCCTTCCCCATTTTCTTAAGCTACACCGAAACTAAAAGCGAGGGCGAGGGCGAGGCTAAAAAAGAAGTTGTTGAGGACAAATGCACCCAAATCAACAGCGCCAAAGCCCTTTGGCGTGTGCCTAAAAATGAACTCAAAGACGAGGACTACAAAGAATTTTATAAAAGTTTGGCGCATGACAACAACCCCCCTTTGGCGTGGATACACAACCGCGCCGAGGGGGTTTTAGAATACAACACGCTTTTTTATATCCCCAGTGTCGCCCCTTTTGACATGTTTAGGGTGGATTACCAATCGGGGGTGAAACTCTATGTCAAACGGGTGTTCATCACCGACAACGATAAGGAATTATTGCCCCAATATTTGCGCTTTGTGCGGGGCATTATAGACAGCGAGGATTTGCCCTTGAATGTGAGCCGTGAGATTTTGCAACAAAACAAAATCCTTGCCAACATCAAAAGCGCCTCCACGAAGAAAATCCTAGCCGAGATTGAGAAACTGAGCCAAGATAGCGCCACTTACGAGAAGTTTTATGGCCAATTTGGGCGAGTGCTCAAAGAGGGCTTACACAGCGACTTTGAAAACAAAGATAAAATTTTAGACTTGTTGCGTTTTACGAGCAGCAAAAGCGAAAAACCTCTATCGCTCAAAGAATATAAAGCCAGCATGCCCACCGAGCAAAAGAGCATTTACTACATGGTCGGCGAAAGTTTAGACTTACTCAAAGCCTCCCCCATCTTAGAGAAATATGCCCAAAAGGGCTTTGCCGTGCTTTTAATGGGCGATGAGGTCGATGCCTTTGTGATGCCCGGGGTGAGTGAGTACGACAAAACCCCTTTTAAAGATGCAAGCAGCAGCGAAACCTTAAAAGAACTAGGGCTAGCCGAGATCAGCGAGGCGGAGAAAGAGGAGTTTAAGGGCGTTTTAGAGGCGTTTAAAGAGGCGTTAAAAGGTGAGGTCAAAGAGGTCGCCCTGTCTAAAGATTTAAATTCTGCAGTGGCTCTTGTGGGCGATGAGCAAAACGCCATGATGGCAAATTTAATGCGCCAAATGGGCCAAAGCGTGCAAGAGCAACCCAAGACCCTAGAGCTCAACATCGGGCATGCCATCATCCAAAAGCTTAAAGGCGTGGAGGATCACGCCCTTTTAGCCGATGTAGCGCATTTGTTGTTTGACAGCGCAAAACTTTTAGAAAATGGGGCGTTGAAAAACGCCAAAGCCTTCAACGACCGGCTCAGCGCCACGATTTTACGCGCCTTTTAA
- the guaA gene encoding glutamine-hydrolyzing GMP synthase, translating into MIELIVLDFGSQYTQLVARRLREAGVYTEIYPYFTPAKDILAKKPKGLILSGGPASVYAKDAYRCASELFEANLPVLGICYGMQLLVDTFGGAVKPAKAQEFGKAHLELLEPHPLLEGVENASVVWMSHADKVESLPPDFKTLAKSANAPFCAIAHATKPLFGLQFHPEVVHSTQGAQILKNFALKICGCRPNWDMQAFVAQEIAKIQEQVGKDRILCAVSGGVDSSVVASLCYKAVGAQTEVVFVDHGLLRLGEKEQVVQMFADLKIPLHVVDASDLFLERLRGVSAPEEKRKIIGWTFIEVFEKKAKELEQGGKIKYLAQGTLYPDVIESVSVKGPSKVIKSHHNVGGLPERMDFVLLEPLRELFKDEVRALGAQLGLPEKMLKRHPFPGPGLAIRILGAVGYDSLELVRQADRIFIQALHEAKLYDSVWQAFCVLLNVRSVGVMGDNRTYDNTLALRAVCASDGMSAHFAPLPFEFLESVANQIINEVKGINRVVYDITSKPPGTIEWE; encoded by the coding sequence ATGATTGAATTGATTGTTTTAGATTTTGGGAGTCAATACACCCAGCTTGTCGCACGGCGGTTGCGTGAAGCGGGTGTTTATACCGAGATTTATCCCTACTTCACCCCCGCTAAGGACATCCTAGCCAAGAAACCCAAGGGCCTTATTTTAAGCGGTGGGCCCGCAAGCGTGTATGCCAAAGACGCTTACCGCTGTGCCTCCGAGTTGTTTGAGGCCAACTTACCCGTGCTTGGCATTTGCTATGGCATGCAACTTTTGGTGGATACCTTTGGCGGAGCGGTCAAACCTGCCAAAGCCCAAGAATTTGGCAAGGCGCACTTAGAGTTACTAGAGCCACACCCCCTATTAGAGGGCGTGGAAAATGCAAGCGTGGTGTGGATGAGCCACGCCGATAAGGTGGAGAGCTTGCCCCCTGATTTTAAAACCCTAGCCAAGAGCGCGAATGCCCCCTTTTGCGCCATCGCCCACGCCACTAAGCCCCTTTTTGGCTTGCAATTCCACCCCGAAGTGGTGCATAGCACACAAGGGGCACAAATCTTAAAGAACTTTGCATTGAAGATTTGCGGGTGTCGCCCGAATTGGGACATGCAGGCCTTTGTTGCTCAAGAGATCGCCAAAATCCAAGAGCAGGTCGGCAAGGATAGAATTTTATGTGCCGTGAGCGGGGGCGTGGATTCGAGCGTGGTCGCCAGCTTGTGCTACAAGGCAGTGGGGGCACAAACGGAGGTGGTGTTCGTGGATCACGGGCTTTTACGCCTAGGCGAAAAAGAGCAAGTGGTCCAAATGTTTGCGGATTTAAAAATCCCCCTGCATGTGGTCGATGCGTCTGATTTGTTCTTAGAGAGGCTAAGGGGGGTGAGTGCTCCTGAAGAAAAACGCAAAATCATCGGCTGGACTTTTATCGAGGTCTTTGAAAAAAAGGCAAAAGAGTTAGAGCAAGGGGGCAAAATCAAGTATTTGGCGCAAGGCACGCTTTACCCCGATGTGATCGAGTCGGTGAGCGTGAAAGGCCCTTCTAAGGTGATTAAATCCCACCACAATGTAGGCGGACTGCCGGAAAGAATGGACTTTGTGCTCTTAGAGCCTTTAAGAGAGTTGTTTAAAGACGAGGTGAGGGCTTTAGGCGCACAGCTAGGCCTGCCTGAGAAGATGCTAAAACGCCACCCCTTCCCCGGTCCGGGTCTTGCCATCCGCATTTTAGGGGCTGTGGGTTACGACAGCCTAGAGTTAGTCCGCCAAGCCGATCGTATCTTTATCCAAGCCTTGCACGAGGCCAAGCTTTACGACTCGGTGTGGCAAGCCTTTTGCGTGCTTTTAAATGTGCGCTCAGTGGGGGTGATGGGCGATAACCGCACCTATGACAACACGCTAGCCTTAAGGGCTGTGTGTGCCAGCGATGGCATGAGCGCGCATTTTGCGCCCCTGCCCTTTGAGTTTTTAGAGAGCGTGGCAAATCAAATCATCAATGAGGTCAAAGGGATCAACCGGGTCGTGTATGACATCACTTCTAAGCCCCCGGGGACGATTGAGTGGGAGTAG
- the thiE gene encoding thiamine phosphate synthase, producing MGVALRGVYAISDEVLSPYDKLPNLLEHAIQGGVRLFQLRDKTRSDGDLLPLAKDLAKICAKEGVGFIINDRLELALECQAYGLHLGREDTPLKEARKHFKGVIGVSCYGDLDRAKEAQSLGADYVAFGACFASPTKPKAPTIAKEVFTQARACLNLPLCAIGGLTPSNISTLPPLDMCAVISSLWLGDITQNVKALKKAMGA from the coding sequence GTGGGAGTAGCCTTAAGGGGGGTCTATGCGATCAGCGATGAGGTGTTGTCCCCCTATGACAAATTGCCTAATCTGCTAGAACACGCCATACAAGGGGGGGTTAGGCTCTTTCAGCTAAGAGATAAAACCCGCAGCGATGGCGACTTGCTCCCCCTAGCCAAAGATTTAGCCAAAATATGCGCTAAGGAGGGCGTGGGCTTTATCATCAATGACCGCCTAGAGCTTGCCCTAGAGTGTCAGGCTTACGGCCTGCACTTAGGGCGTGAAGACACCCCTTTAAAAGAAGCCCGCAAGCATTTTAAGGGGGTGATCGGGGTGTCTTGCTATGGGGATTTAGACAGAGCCAAAGAAGCACAAAGTTTGGGGGCGGATTATGTCGCCTTTGGGGCGTGCTTTGCCTCCCCCACCAAGCCCAAAGCCCCCACGATTGCTAAAGAAGTTTTCACCCAAGCGAGGGCGTGTTTAAACCTGCCCCTTTGTGCCATCGGCGGACTGACCCCTAGCAACATCTCCACTCTGCCCCCCCTTGATATGTGCGCTGTGATTTCTAGCCTATGGCTAGGCGACATCACCCAAAACGTCAAAGCCCTCAAGAAAGCGATGGGGGCTTAG
- a CDS encoding IS607 family transposase, with the protein MKSKEVLKILKISRVTLWKYVKSGKIRVEQEPNGYYKCNSEDVYKIAGMEDGRLNVIYARVSTKKQKQDLQNQIENCISFLNAKGIPVGNIYSDIKSGMSLDRKGFMELLNAVMNFKIKAVYVSYKDRLARLSYDLVEKLFTDYGTKIIVINQYESKSLEQELFEDIMQVIHSFSMKMVSKRRIAKKLLIESRAKQELIDAINGDLDDSN; encoded by the coding sequence GTGAAATCAAAAGAAGTTTTAAAAATTCTAAAAATATCCCGTGTTACTCTTTGGAAGTATGTTAAAAGCGGAAAAATACGGGTTGAACAAGAGCCTAATGGCTACTATAAATGTAATTCTGAGGATGTCTATAAGATTGCTGGGATGGAGGATGGCAGGCTGAATGTGATCTATGCTAGGGTGAGCACTAAAAAGCAGAAACAAGACTTACAAAACCAAATAGAAAATTGTATCTCTTTTTTAAATGCTAAAGGAATACCTGTGGGTAACATCTATTCTGACATTAAAAGCGGGATGTCTTTAGACCGCAAGGGATTTATGGAGCTTCTTAATGCTGTAATGAACTTTAAAATTAAGGCTGTCTATGTTTCTTATAAAGACCGATTGGCTAGACTGAGCTATGATTTAGTAGAAAAATTGTTTACAGACTATGGGACTAAAATCATTGTCATTAACCAATACGAATCCAAGAGTTTAGAGCAGGAACTATTTGAGGACATTATGCAGGTCATTCATTCTTTTTCTATGAAAATGGTTTCTAAACGGAGGATTGCTAAGAAACTTTTAATTGAAAGCAGGGCAAAACAAGAACTCATAGACGCGATTAATGGGGATTTAGATGACTCTAACTGA
- a CDS encoding type II toxin-antitoxin system HicA family toxin — MPELPCLTAKEAEKLLLANGFIFSRQKGSHRIYTKGKIRQVLPFHSGQILHPKIVKEVMGNLFK; from the coding sequence ATGCCTGAATTACCCTGCCTCACAGCCAAAGAAGCAGAAAAGCTATTGCTAGCAAATGGATTTATCTTTTCTAGGCAAAAAGGTAGCCATAGGATTTATACAAAAGGCAAGATTAGACAGGTTTTACCCTTCCATTCTGGGCAAATCTTGCACCCTAAAATCGTAAAAGAAGTTATGGGGAATCTGTTTAAGTGA
- a CDS encoding type II toxin-antitoxin system HicB family antitoxin, with protein MLFNAVIEKDKDGYFAFVPSLQGCVSQGESYEEALKNIKEAIELYLETLEADELVFLSKKNSVIAPIEVALNA; from the coding sequence GTGCTTTTTAATGCTGTCATAGAAAAAGATAAGGACGGGTATTTTGCTTTTGTCCCCTCTTTACAGGGTTGCGTATCGCAAGGGGAAAGCTACGAGGAAGCTTTAAAAAATATTAAAGAAGCGATAGAGCTTTATTTGGAGACTTTAGAGGCAGATGAGCTAGTCTTTCTATCTAAGAAAAATTCCGTCATAGCACCTATTGAAGTCGCTTTAAATGCCTGA